From Etheostoma cragini isolate CJK2018 chromosome 1, CSU_Ecrag_1.0, whole genome shotgun sequence, a single genomic window includes:
- the baz2ba gene encoding bromodomain adjacent to zinc finger domain protein 2B isoform X6: MESGERLASPAPTLSAARTSSPAASSSSSSSSSSSPAPHSKSSLAPSPSALGSTLSTSGRLFGAPGEQPFIGSTLSSAFPLVNHPAFGALYTTGAGRPEFGGLGSLGMSAALAAHPQLGALSAEWWRAAEAHGRGAAAFLPSFISFPPFFTPHLQPNHSASPVQIRMPGKNSHAPPKGVNGAVNGSGVCPPTTQSGSFSASPASVQASTKPTKKSDPSDSHRSSPKSNPELVEKPIHKTQKKQRKKPADTCVASNSESGTSSDSSSDGSLSSDLEDLAEDDEDDEDEDEDDEEEDKQSDMSDSEKRSRKRTKVLIPGTGTAKTDRPFSGELHDKKDTQAHKVSSNPPNLLPLPCSASPPALSQTALLAMHSSRSWTEGPQQHFSVIQSTGLAANSKPLALLSQPQRESSSPIALTTSPKALCSTASPKPPKLLPSSSPQHLPLSLCSSPKPRSVPSPPHSTLPLSTSAKPFGLTSSATSSQKSSLKPPRCTVPGSGKSNKKKQLEASLAQINEFRLKQTLMSQGQTFPAELKKQQQGPNKSPKRTSLSSSPLPPALPPPPQNNHSNLFLSSALLGLPEPHHPNGVIQSITQDAPLALITKPRKDSACHGKSPQCDSDAGSMPVNLSTGASRTQTTGQSGPPSQPSTTSPHATGHGSRKNKTTKGKGQTPGLGQTPGLGQADPLAAWKGFSQNHLVQSLVDLFRGGEPGIGIPGVGIPGVGIPGVGIPGTCNPTAGLPANKESDDSGDDDDDEDDDLEEEEEEEEDEEDSDDSLSESDSNSDSDISGKKVKELKLLPSGSSKKEMTPRRLTKGPELLNTSTNHTATSCSPLNLQVIKTPTMVTSSSALAYHSSPGSSSYSLASPLGLGKRKRVMDEKELMIPLELGWRRETRIKSVAGRSQGEVAYYGPCGKKLRQYPDVMKGLQWSLLNEEEVIPHILAMEGRRGRPPNSDRQVAGEGGKGSRRRKGRPPNVGDPLVPEGPSPSEVKLLRKLEAQEIARQAAQMKLMRKLEKQAMARAAKEARKQQAIMAAEERRKQKEQIKILKQQEKIKRIQQIRMEKELRAQQILEAKRRKKEEAANAKILEAEKRIKEKELRRQQAEILKHQELERHRLDMERERRRQHIMLMKAVEARKKAEERERLRQEKRDEKRLNKERKLEQRRLELEIARELKKPNEDMCLSDHKPLPEFSRIPGLILPGRAVSNCLMLMQFLRGFGKVLGLDLNVDVPTLGMLQEGLLNVGDSMGQVQDLLVKLLSLAVCDPGLPPGQKTKTMLGDHLTNVGINRDNVSEVLQMYMGAHCANTELAPLALSLKTKAFQAHKPTQKASILGFLANELACSKAVISEIDKNLDQMANMRKDKVIMEGKLKKLKTIHAKRTGRREASMGVEENQSMGTPSSAAKRKRKLGGDSDDDDDDDDDSDDQAEDEEDEEEEEIKKVKKVETYDEDEVDQATSLEELEKQIEKLAKQHHQTRRKLFEISHSLRSMMYGQDRYRRRYWVLPHCGGVFIEAMESGEAPEELEEERQRRRRAAEEVQVKEEPQEIELQKENATNLDGQSIRTQGLEQENEEEKERKKNSTALFYQQPGCNSKLFTFRDDGKDFGKDTVMAEDKEIPRVRHNGSPVGTPVATSTVTSSSPIHSTSEPAVAKKTSFKDTTNIPPLASTSLSVPCLPVPHESPGNTPPTSSPYLSFQANDQLLRVLTERSGHWFSLLPRNPCDVTSITTIPPTAPRVSPQATSTPARPRSPPQSPALPLTPSAASASASPHHPAGLLNYPLSALQVKAGASLLGVSFGSWPCGMISPSLPLCSSPSPSPMLGHSLEGNTTASVSSKSESPLPRIEKTSSIPSPTLEMPKSLDHTIPRPIPDEMLTGWWRVSDIEELRALVGALHSRGMREKGLQRQMQKYTEIIPQVCTKHKDVAMIELHELEESQVSVESVRGWCVEEQAMEMDIAVLQQVEELERKVTAASLQVKGWTFPDPQSEREDLVYYEHKPFTKLTPASAHVGDKDPKEYLEERGEKGGVMRHLDNPLDIAVTRLADLERNIERRYLRSPLGTTIQIRLDNVGTVTVPAPAPSTSADREGGEEEVAHGMKVWRKALTEVRSAAQLAMCIQQLQKSIAWERSIMKVYCQMCRKGDNEDLLLLCDGCDKGCHTYCHKPKITCIPEGDWYCPACISKASGPSPKNRKPPNKPVASSAGGGKKGGEGKKNVKQAGNGEVPEEDPASASSTPKKAAKDTSRKRKTEENAPALPAANQESPVCVKRAKTARDNNRDLGLCRVLLAELERHQDAWPFLTPVNLKSVPGYRKVIKKPMDFSTIREKLVSSQYQNLETFIIDVNLVFDNCEKYNEDNSDIGRAGHNMRKFFEKRWTELLKQTN, from the exons GCCGTCTGTTTGGAGCACCAGGAGAGCAGCCCTTCATTGGCTCCACATTGTCAAGTGCCTTCCCTCTAGTCAACCACCCAGCCTTCGGAGCCCTCTACACTACCGGAGCAGGCAGGCCTGAGTTTGGAGGCCTGGGTTCCCTAGGCATGTCAGCTGCTCTGGCTGCCCACCCTCAACTGGGAGCTCTCTCTG CAGAGTGGTGGCGAGCTGCTGAAGCCCATGGACGGGGAGCTGCTGCCTTTCTACCCTCTTTCATAAGCTTCCCTCCATTCTTCACCCCTCACCTTCAGCCCAACCACAGCGCCAGCCCGGTTCAGATCAGGATGCCTGGCAAGAATAGCCATGCCCCACCCAAAG GGGTGAATGGGGCAGTGAATGGCAGCGGCGTCTGTCCTCCCACCACACAATCAGGGAGCTTTTCTGCGAGTCCGGCTTCTGTTCAGGCATCGACTAAGCCAACCAAAAAGTCAGACCCCTCTGATAGTCACCGTAGCAGCCCTAAGAGCAATCCAGAGTTGGTGGAAAAACCgatccacaaaacacagaag AAGCAACGGAAGAAGCCAGCAGACACTTGTGTGGCGAGCAACAGTGAGTCCGGCACATCCTCAGACAGCTCAAGTGACGGGTCCCTCAGCAGTGATCTGGAAGACTTAGCAGAGGATGACgaagatgatgaggatgaggatgaggatgacgAAGAAGAGGACAAACAGAGTGACATGTCGGACTCAGAGAAGCGGAGCAGGAAGAGAACAAAG GTTTTGATACCAGGTACTGGAACTGCAAAGACTGACAGACCATTCTCTGGGGAGCTCCATGACAAGAAAGACACCCAGGCTCACAAGGTCTCCTCCAACCCCCCTAACCTTTTGCCCTTACCCTGCTCTGCCTCCCCTCCTGCCTTGTCCCAAACGGCGCTGCTGGCCATGCACAGCTCCAGGTCCTGGACAGAGGGCCCACAGCAACACTTCAGTGTGATCCAGTCCACTGGCTTGGCTGCCAACTCAAAGCCCCTGGCACTCCTCTCTCAGCCCCAGAGGGAGTCTTCCTCCCCCATAGCCCTCACCACATCTCCAAAGGCACTCTGCAGCACTGCCTCTCCCAAACCTCCCAAACTGctgccctcctcctctccccagCACCTGCCCCTCTCCCTCTGCTCCTCCCCTAAGCCTCGCTCAGTCCCCTCTCCGCCCCACTCAACTCTCCCACTGTCTACCTCCGCAAAACCCTTTGGTTTGACCTCATCTGCAACAAGCTCCCAGAAGTCCTCACTGAAGCCACCTCGGTGCACTGTTCCTGGCTCGGGTAAATCCAACAAGAAGAAACAGCTGGAAGCTTCACTTGCGCAGATCAATGAGTTCAGGCTAAAACAG ACCCTCATGTCCCAAGGGCAGACGTTCCCAGCTGAGctgaagaagcagcagcaggggcCAAACAAGTCTCCCAAAAGGACGTCTCTGTCTTCATCGCCATTGCCACCCGCTCTGCCTCCTCCACCCCAGAACAATCACTCCAACCTCTTCCTCTCGAGTGCCCTGCTGGGGCTCCCTGAACCTCACCACCCCAATGGAGTCATCCAAAGCATCACTCAGGACGCACCTTTGGCCCTCATCACAAAACCTCGCAAAGACTCTGCCTGTCATGGCAAGTCCCCTCAGTGTGACTCTGATGCTGGGTCAATGCCTGTCAATCTGAGCACAGGGGCGAGCAGGACCCAAACTACTGGCCAATCTGGGCCACCTTCACAGCCCTCCACTACCTCACCCCATGCCACAGGCCATGGATCCAGAAAGAACAAGACCACTAAGGGTAAGGGACAGACACCAGGGCTGGGACAGACACCAGGGCTGGGACAAGCGGACCctttagctgcctggaagggtTTCTCTCAGAACCATCTGGTACAGTCTCTAGTAGATTTGTTCCGTGGAGGAGAGCCCGGGATCGGGATTCCTGGAGTTGGTATACCTGGAGTTGGAATTCCTGGAGTGGGGATCCCTGGGACATGTAACCCCACAGCTGGTCTTCCGGCTAACAAGGAATCTGATGACTcaggagatgatgatgatgatgaggatgacgaccttgaggaggaggaggaggaggaggaggatgaagaggattCAGATGATAGTCTTTCAG AGTCTGATAGCAATTCAGACAGCGACATCTCTGGGAAGAAAGTGAAGGAGTTAAAACTGCTGCCGTCTGGATCATCTAAGAAGGAGATGACTCCCCGTAGGCTAACCAAAGGCCCAGAACTACTGAACACCTCAACCAATCACACCGCCACCAGCTGCTCCCCTCTCAACCTACAGGTCATCAAAACTCCCACCATGGTCACCAGCTCCAGTGCCTTGGCCTATCACAGCTCTCCAGGCTCTTCCTCCTACAGCCTAGCATCTCCATTAG GCTtagggaagaggaagagggtgaTGGATGAGAAGGAGTTGATGATACCTCTGGAGTTGGG gtGGCGGAGAGAAACAAGAATCAAATCTGTGGCAGGGCGATCACAGGGAGAGGTGGCCTACTACGGCCCGTGTGGCAAGAAACTAAGGCAGTACCCAGATGTGATGAAG GGTTTACAATGGAGCCTGTTGAATGAAGAGGAGGTCATTCCTCATATTTTGGCGATGGAAGGCCGTAGGGGTCGCCCCCCTAATTCAGACCGCCAGGTAGCGGGCGAAGGTGGCAAAGGTTCCCGACGGAGGAAGGGACGGCCCCCTAATGTGGGCGATCCACTGGTGCCCGAGGGCCCCAGTCCCAGTGAAGTCAAACTCCTGCGCAAGCTAGAGGCTCAAG AAATAGCCCGACAGGCCGCCCAGATGAAACTGATGAGAAAACTGGAAAAGCAAGCAATGGCGCGTGCAGCCAAAGAAGCTCGGAAACAGCAAG CTATCATGGCAgcggaggagaggaggaagcagAAAGAGCAGATCAAGATCCTAAAGCAGCAG gaaaagATCAAGCGCATTCAGCAGATTCGGATGGAGAAGGAACTCAGGGCGCAGCAAATTTTGGAG GCCAAAcggagaaagaaggaagaagcCGCCAATGCCAAAATATTGGAGGCGGAAAAACGGATAAag GAAAAAGAGTTGAGGAGACAGCAGGCGGAGATTCTCAAACACCAG GAGTTGGAGAGGCATAGACTAGATATG gagagagagaggaggaggcaaCATATAATGCTGATGAAGGCTGTTGAGGCTCGCAAGAAAGCAGAG GAGCGTGAGCGCTTGCGGCAGGAAAAAAGGGATGAGAAGCGACTGAACAAAGAGCGCAAACTGGAGCAACGAAGGCTGGAGCTGGAGATAGCGAGGGAACTGAAGAAGCCAAATGAAgacatgtgtctgtctgatCATAAG CCTCTCCCTGAGTTCTCCCGCATTCCTGGACTCATCTTACCAGGACGTGCCGTGTCTAACTGCCTGATGCTGATGCAGTTCCTGCGAGGCTTCGGGAAGGTTTTGGGGCTTGATTTGAATGTGGATGTGCCTACCCTGGGCATGCTACAGGAGGGCCTGCTCAATGTGGGGGACAGCATGGGCCAGGTTCAAGACCTTCTGGTCAAACTGCTTTCTCTGGCAGTCTGTGATCCCGGTTTGCCACCTGGACAAAAG ACAAAAACCATGCTGGGGGACCACCTGACCAATGTTGGCATCAACAGGGATAATGTGTCTGAGGTGCTACAGATGTACATGGGAGCCCATTGTGCCAATACTGAGCTGGCCCCTCTGGCCCTCAGTCTAAAGACCAAGGCCTTCCAGGCCCACAAGCCCACCCAGAAGGCCTCAATCCTGGGCTTCCTGGCTAATGAGCTGGCCTGCAGCAAAGCTGTTATCAG TGAGATTGACAAGAACCTGGATCAGATGGCAAACATGAGGAAGGACAAGGTCATCATGGAGGGAAAACTGAAGAA gTTGAAGACCATTCATGCCAAACGTACTGGGAGGAGGGAGGCCAGTATGGGGGTTGAAGAGAACCAGTCTATGGGCACTCCGTCCTCTGCCGCCAAACGCAAGAGGAAACTGGGCGGAGACAGcgacgatgatgatgacgacgatGACGACAGTGATGACCAGGCagaggacgaggaggacgaggaggaggaagaaattAAGAAGGTTAAAAAAGTGGAGACCTATGATGAG GATGAGGTTGACCAAGCCACCAGtctggaggagctggagaagcAGATAGAGAAATTAGCCAAG CAACATCATCAGACCAGGCGAAAGCTGTTTGAGATATCCCATTCTCTACGCTCCATGATGTATGGCCAGGACCGTTACCGCCGCCGGTACTGGGTGCTCCCCCACTGCGGAGGGGTCTTCATTGAAGCCATGGAGAGTGGAGAAG CTCCAGAGGAACTGGAGGAGGAGCgacagagaaggaggagagcgGCAGAGGAGGTCCAGGTCAAAGAGGAACCTCAGGAGATCGAGTTGCAGAAGGAGAACGCCACCAACCTCGATGGACAGAGCATTAGAACACAAGGCTTGGAGCAAGAGAAcgaggaggaaaaggagaggaagaaaaactcCACGGCCCTCTTCTACCAGCAGCCGGGCTGTAATTCCAAACTGTTCACATTCCGGGATGACGGCAAGGACTTTGGCAAAGACACTGTAATGGCAGAGGACAAGGAGATTCCCCGTGTGAGACATAACGGCAGCCCTGTGGGCACTCCTGTTGCAACAAGCACGGTAACATCATCCTCCCCCATTCACAGTACCTCTGAGCCGGCAGTAGCAAAAAAAACCTCTTTTAAAGACACTACAAACATCCCTCCCCTAGCCTCAACCTCTTTATCTGTCCCGTGCCTGCCAGTCCCACATGAAAGCCCAGGGAACACTCCTCCAACCTCATCTCCGTACTTGTCATTCCAAGCCAACGACCAGCTACTCAGAGTCTTGACAGAGAGGAGTGGACACTGGTTCAGTCTGCTCCCTCGCAACCCCTGTGACGTCACTTCCATCACCACAATTCCTCCCACAGCGCCCCGTGTGTCTCCCCAGGCGACCTCTACCCCAGCCAGGCCAAGATCCCCACCTCAGTCCCCTGCCCTGCCTCTCACCCCTTCTGCTGCTTCAGCCTCAGCCAGCCCGCACCACCCAGCTGGCCTCCTCAACTACCCACTATCCGCCCTGCAG gtGAAGGCTGGTGCTTCATTGCTAGGAGTTTCTTTCGGAAGCTGGCCCTGTGGCATGATAAGTCCCAGCCTGCCTCTGTGCAGCAGCCCTAGTCCCAGCCCCATGCTGGGTCACTCTCTGGAGGGCAACACGACAGCAAGTGTCTCCAGCAAAAGTGAATCCCCTTTACCTCGCATTGAAAAAACCTCATCCATCCCCTCTCCTACCCTAGAGATGCCCAAATCCCTGGACCACACCATACCTCGGCCTATTCCAGATG AGATGCTGACAGGGTGGTGGCGGGTGTCTGACATCGAGGAGCTGAGGGCTTTAGTCGGTGCTCTCCACAGCCGAGGCATGAGGGAGAAGGGCCTACAGAGGCAAATGCAGAAATACACAGAGATCATCCCCCAGGTCTGCACCAAACACAAAGATG TGGCCATGATCGAGCTCCATGAGCTGGAGGAGAGCCAGGTCAGTGTGGAGTCTGTGCGGGGCTGGTGTGTTGAGGAGCAGGCGATGGAGATGGACATTGCCGTGCTGCAACAGGTAGAGGAGCTGGAGAGGAAGGTGACTGCAGCCAGCCTGCAGGTCAAG GGCTGGACATTTCCGGACCCTCAATCTGAGCGAGAGGACCTGGTGTATTACGAGCACAAACCCTTCACCAAATTAACGCCAGCGTCTGCACACGTGGGAGACAAGGACCCCAAGGAGTATCTGGAGGAGCGGGGGGAGAAGGGCGGGGTGATGCGTCACCTGGACAACCCGCTGGACATAGCAGTGACACGTCTGGCTGATCTGGAGCGCAACATCGAGAGAAGGTACCTGAGGAGCCCCTTAGGTACCACCATTCAGATCAGGCTGGATAATGTCGGTACGGTCACTGTCCCTGCCCCCGCCCCATCCACTAGTGCTGACAGGGAAGG CGGTGAAGAGGAGGTGGCCCATGGTATGAAGGTGTGGAGGAAGGCGCTGACTGAAGTGCGTAGTGCTGCTCAGTTGGCCATGTGTATTCAACAACTGCAGAAGTCTATCGCCTGGGAGAGGTCAATTATGAAAGTG tATTGCCAGATGTGCAGGAAGGGGGACAACGAGGACCTTCTCCTGCTGTGTGATGGCTGTGATAAAGGCTGCCACACTTACTGTCACAAACCCAAGATCACCTGTATCCCAGAGGGAGACTGGTACTGCCCGGCCTGCATATCCAAG GCAAGTGGCCCATCtcccaaaaacagaaaacctcCAAACAAACCTGTAGCATCCAGCGCAGGAGGTGGTAAGAAAGGTGGAGAGGGGAAGAAGAACGTGAAGCAGGCAGGTAACGGGGAAGTACCGGAGGAGGACCCGGCCAGCGCCAGCAGCACACCCAAGAAAGCAGCAAAAGACACCAGCAGGAAGAGGAAAACAGAAGAGAACGCACCTGCTCTGccagcagccaatcaggagagccctgtgtgtgtgaagcGAGCCAAGACAGCTAGAGACAACAACAGGGATCTGGGGTTATGCAG GGTACTCCTTGCTGAGTTGGAGCGGCATCAGGATGCATGGCCTTTTCTCACACCTGTCAACCTGAAATCGGTCCCTGGCTACAGGAAGGTCATCAAGAAACCGATGGACTTCTCCACCATACGGGAGAAGCTTGTGAGCAGCCA gtaTCAAAACCTGGAGACTTTCATCATTGATGTCAACTTGGTCTTTGATAACTGTGAAAAATACAATGAAGACAATTCGGACATTGGTCGAGCTGGTCATAACATGAGGAAGTTCTTTGAGAAGCGCTGGACTGAGCttctgaaacaaacaaactaa